In Deefgea piscis, the genomic window TAATGACCATTGGTACTGGCGCCAATGTATTTCGTGGCGCGCAATATGTATCGGCCGGCAAAACCGGTACGGCGCAGGTGTATAGCTTAAAAGGCGCCAAATATAACGCACATACAGTCAAAGAGCGTTTACGTGATCACTCATGGTTTATTGCTTTTGCGCCGTCAGACAAACCAACAATTGCGCTGGCCGTGATTGTTGAAAATGGCGGTTTTGGTGCACAAGCAGCAGCACCGATTGCGCGTAAAGTGCTCGATTATTACATCACGGGCAAAATGCCTGAAGATCCACCGAGCAAAACGGCATCGGCCGTACCCGCCATCGTCGAGGAAGTGACCGGTGATTAGCTATATCTGGGATCGTATCAAGCGCCCAATTGATCCTGCGCTATTTATTTTGATTTTACTGGTGTTTGCCGTTTCGGCGGGTGTCTTGTATTCCGCATCCAATCGCGATTTAGAACGCGTGACCGATAAAGTGGTCTTTATGGGCATCTCGCTGGGCATCTTGTGGTTTGTCGCCAATATTCAGCAAAGAACCTTAATGCAACTGGCTTTACCCGCTTATGTTGGTGGGGTCATTTTGCTGATTTTGGTGGAGTTTTTTGGTATTACCAGCCACGGTGCAACCCGTTGGCTCAATATTGGGATTACCCGAATTCAGCCATCAGAAATCATGCGGATTGCCTTACCGCTAATGGTGGCGTGGTATTTCAATCATTTCCAAGCCAGCCTTGGTAAACGCCATTATGTTGCTGGCGCATTCATTATTATCATTCCGGTGCTGTTAATTATGAAGCAGCCCGATTTAGGCACCAGTTTGCTGGTTGCATCATCGGGCTTTTATATCTTATTTTTTGCCGGCCTACCTTGGGCAGTATTGGCAGTGATGAGTGCGGCGATTGCCGTTATCGCCTACATCGTTACCCATTGGGACTTGTGCATTAATATTTTGCACGAATACCAATGCCGCCGAATCGCCACCATGCTCAACCCAATGGAAGATCCACTTGGCGCGGGCTACCACATTATTCAAGGCACGATTGCCATTGGCTCGGGTGGTTTATTTGGTAAAGGCTGGCTAGCTGGCACGC contains:
- the rodA gene encoding rod shape-determining protein RodA; the encoded protein is MISYIWDRIKRPIDPALFILILLVFAVSAGVLYSASNRDLERVTDKVVFMGISLGILWFVANIQQRTLMQLALPAYVGGVILLILVEFFGITSHGATRWLNIGITRIQPSEIMRIALPLMVAWYFNHFQASLGKRHYVAGAFIIIIPVLLIMKQPDLGTSLLVASSGFYILFFAGLPWAVLAVMSAAIAVIAYIVTHWDLCINILHEYQCRRIATMLNPMEDPLGAGYHIIQGTIAIGSGGLFGKGWLAGTQTHLDFIPERTTDFIFAVYGEEFGLLGNGLLLVLYLAVIFRGLMIANSASTLFGRLLAGAISMNFFTYALVNMGMVTGMLPVVGVPLPLISYGGTSMVSILAGFGILMSIQRDRPLMKA
- a CDS encoding penicillin-binding transpeptidase domain-containing protein, with amino-acid sequence MEGVMTIGTGANVFRGAQYVSAGKTGTAQVYSLKGAKYNAHTVKERLRDHSWFIAFAPSDKPTIALAVIVENGGFGAQAAAPIARKVLDYYITGKMPEDPPSKTASAVPAIVEEVTGD